A DNA window from Candidatus Aegiribacteria sp. contains the following coding sequences:
- the glnA gene encoding type I glutamate--ammonia ligase: MVAKKTIQIQLERLAEEQFEELDVRFTDALGNWRHVTVPASVVDEEFFRRGIGFDGSTLKGMTLTESGDLILQPDPRRVFEDPFTARKTLVVFADIIHPDTGNPFAKDPRGVARKAAGYLRSSGMATDSFWAPEFEFYIFDEVSFWMEPGNQGYCLRSIEAPENSRNPDSKGFVHSGESGYHMMYPVDSLHDIRSEIAFHMQKAGIQIKYHHHEVGRMGQSEVEVNFAPFLSAADNVMLGKHIIRNVALKHDLSATFMPKPIEGEPGSGMHFHLFMTKNMNRIFFNKDGYCSLSKTALSAIAGILHHAPAICAFSNATVNSYRRLVPGQEAPVYRFFSGPNRSASIRVPSYARTPDSMRFEYRVPDGSGNPYLSMSAILMAAIDGMKKKMNPQKLGYGPIDENVFSNDFDTSDLAILPATLEEALDALSVDREFLQENNVFAPELIDDYLKVKREEAASFYGSPTPREHSLYFSL; encoded by the coding sequence GTGGTTGCAAAGAAAACAATTCAGATTCAACTTGAAAGACTTGCCGAGGAGCAGTTTGAAGAACTCGATGTGCGCTTCACAGATGCTCTGGGGAACTGGCGCCATGTCACTGTACCGGCTTCAGTCGTCGATGAGGAATTTTTTCGTCGGGGAATAGGTTTTGATGGATCTACATTAAAAGGCATGACCCTTACCGAGTCGGGAGATCTGATTCTTCAGCCAGATCCCAGAAGAGTTTTTGAGGATCCGTTTACAGCGAGAAAAACGCTTGTTGTATTCGCTGACATAATACACCCTGATACAGGTAATCCTTTCGCAAAGGATCCAAGAGGAGTAGCCCGGAAAGCAGCCGGTTATCTGAGATCATCAGGGATGGCGACAGACAGTTTCTGGGCACCGGAGTTCGAGTTCTACATTTTCGACGAGGTATCCTTCTGGATGGAGCCAGGTAACCAGGGTTACTGCCTGAGGAGCATTGAGGCACCTGAAAACTCGAGAAACCCGGATTCAAAAGGTTTTGTTCATTCAGGGGAATCAGGATACCACATGATGTATCCTGTTGACAGTCTACATGATATAAGATCTGAAATAGCGTTTCATATGCAGAAGGCAGGTATACAGATCAAGTACCACCATCATGAAGTCGGCAGAATGGGTCAGAGTGAGGTGGAAGTTAATTTCGCACCTTTCCTCAGCGCGGCTGACAATGTGATGCTGGGGAAACATATAATTCGCAACGTTGCCCTTAAACACGATCTATCCGCAACTTTCATGCCGAAACCGATTGAGGGAGAGCCTGGTTCAGGCATGCACTTTCATCTGTTCATGACAAAGAATATGAATAGGATTTTCTTCAATAAGGATGGGTACTGCAGTCTCAGTAAAACCGCTCTCAGCGCGATTGCCGGAATTCTTCATCATGCTCCTGCCATCTGCGCGTTTTCGAACGCTACCGTAAACAGTTACCGCAGGCTTGTACCAGGACAGGAAGCACCGGTTTACCGATTCTTCTCAGGCCCTAACAGAAGCGCTTCGATAAGAGTGCCGTCTTACGCGAGAACACCGGATTCAATGAGATTTGAATACAGGGTTCCTGATGGAAGTGGAAACCCATATCTATCTATGAGCGCAATACTTATGGCAGCGATTGACGGAATGAAAAAGAAAATGAATCCGCAGAAACTGGGATATGGTCCCATAGACGAAAATGTCTTCTCGAATGATTTTGACACCAGCGACCTTGCAATACTTCCGGCGACACTGGAAGAGGCTCTTGATGCACTTTCGGTAGACCGGGAGTTCCTGCAGGAAAATAATGTTTTTGCTCCCGAGTTGATAGATGATTACTTAAAGGTTAAGCGCGAAGAAGCGGCGAGTTTCTACGGAAGTCCGACTCCAAGAGAGCACTCGCTGTATTTCAGCCTTTAA